In Paenibacillus larvae subsp. larvae, the following proteins share a genomic window:
- a CDS encoding mannitol dehydrogenase family protein gives MANDLLNKKIADTGVIVAETYDKEVIDKIYRPYDNRFLQIIMKSDGTLEKNLITSTTDSYYVNSSNSEDWEKVVDIFENPSLQLATFSITEKAYKLHDINGDMLSVVVEDIKNGPVAPKHTISQIVYFLLQRFNKNAKPIAMVSTDNFSQNGKQFWESVMKIAEGWKKNGFVTNQFIEYLTDDRLVSFPWSMIDRITPNPSSKIAKLLEESGFEDTTILHSKKHTNIAPFANTEEAHYLVIEDKFPNGRPIFEKVGVIMTDRDTVDKADTMKVTTCLNPLHTALAIFGCLLGYESIATEMEDPDLLTLVQQIGYKEGLPVVVNPEIINPKMFIDEVILKRLPNKYIPDTPQRIATDTSQKIAIRFGETIKNMLKAMIYLLKC, from the coding sequence ATAGCAAATGATTTACTAAATAAAAAAATAGCTGATACCGGAGTTATTGTTGCTGAGACTTATGACAAAGAGGTAATAGATAAAATTTATCGACCTTATGACAATAGATTTTTACAAATTATCATGAAATCCGATGGTACTCTTGAAAAAAATCTAATCACTTCAACTACGGATAGTTATTATGTGAATTCCTCTAATTCAGAAGACTGGGAAAAAGTGGTTGATATATTTGAAAATCCGAGTTTGCAATTAGCTACATTTTCAATCACTGAAAAGGCTTATAAACTTCATGACATTAATGGAGACATGCTTTCAGTTGTTGTTGAAGATATAAAAAATGGCCCTGTTGCACCAAAACATACTATATCTCAAATAGTATATTTCCTTTTACAACGTTTTAATAAAAATGCAAAGCCTATTGCGATGGTCTCCACAGATAATTTCTCGCAAAACGGAAAACAATTTTGGGAGAGTGTCATGAAGATTGCAGAAGGTTGGAAAAAGAATGGATTTGTTACTAATCAGTTTATAGAATACTTAACGGATGACCGATTGGTAAGTTTCCCCTGGAGTATGATTGACAGAATTACTCCTAATCCTTCATCAAAAATCGCAAAACTATTGGAAGAAAGCGGCTTTGAAGATACTACTATTCTTCATTCAAAAAAACATACGAATATTGCTCCTTTTGCTAATACAGAAGAAGCTCATTATTTAGTGATAGAAGACAAATTTCCAAATGGCCGTCCCATTTTTGAGAAGGTCGGAGTAATAATGACGGATCGAGATACAGTAGATAAAGCGGACACAATGAAGGTAACAACATGTCTCAATCCATTGCATACAGCATTAGCCATTTTCGGCTGTTTATTAGGATATGAATCTATTGCTACAGAAATGGAAGACCCAGATTTATTAACTTTAGTTCAACAAATTGGATATAAAGAAGGACTTCCAGTTGTGGTGAATCCAGAAATTATTAATCCTAAAATGTTTATTGATGAAGTTATTCTAAAACGATTACCAAACAAGTATATACCAGATACGCCGCAAAGAATTGCAACCGATACTTCTCAAAAAATAGCTATCCGTTTTGGAGAAACCATAAAAAATATGCTGAAAGCAATGATTTATCTGTTGAAATGTTAA
- a CDS encoding cation-translocating P-type ATPase: MRTGLTTEEIRIRVQQGKVNKTPEAPSRTIWQILRTHLFTTFNLLNAILAIAVLLAGSPKNALFVGVIVSNTIIGLYQELRAKATLEKLSVLQVSSVQVLRNGQETSIAAEELVMDDVMILKPGDRIAADASMLPGSMIEVDESLLTGEADPIGKKDGAEILSGSFVVAGSGYAMVTKVGSDTYAAKLANEAKRFKRINSELQAAVNKLFKVIMWMILPIGSMLIFTQLMFVGGTWQDAVIAAVSGIVSMVPEGLVLLTSATFVIAIVKLAKHQTLVQELPATEVLARVDVLCLDKTGTITEGDLELVSVKMIAEDSKERIDAVLSGVVHALPSMNPTQQAIRDQYEHAPDLGVTHTIPFSSDKKWSGAAFESEGAWVIGAPEMILQDHYDLVREEVEQEAYQGRRVLLLAQVSEADFYEDRIQHPRMVAMLIIADRIREEAPEALRYFAQEGVTIKIISGDNPITVSAVAARAGVQDAEHYIDARSLSDDPQVLADAAEQYTVFGRVSPHQKKLLVQALQVKGHTVAMTGDGVNDVLALKEADCGIAMANGSDAAKAVSQLVLLTSDFSVLPRVVMEGRKIINNLEKVSVLFLSKTVYSVLLSIIFSCILMPYPIMPIHVTLIGTLMIGIPAFFLSMSPNRERVSHGFLKRVLKSAIPNAVILAGVTLTMFLYAYFSGLQTSEARTLAVLVLGGSSLVVLTKIARPLNGLKIQLVIVMLTLFAAAFLTPLGNDIFMLTVPELAHILSAFVLVMVTRPLLSSSKRLVNRFV; encoded by the coding sequence ATGAGAACTGGACTAACAACAGAAGAAATACGCATCCGTGTTCAGCAAGGAAAAGTAAATAAGACCCCGGAAGCCCCATCTCGTACCATATGGCAAATCCTACGAACGCATCTTTTTACAACTTTCAATCTTTTAAATGCGATACTCGCCATTGCCGTACTCTTGGCAGGGTCACCTAAAAATGCATTATTCGTTGGTGTCATCGTATCAAATACGATTATTGGCCTGTATCAAGAACTGCGTGCCAAGGCTACGCTTGAGAAGCTGTCTGTTCTTCAGGTTTCAAGTGTTCAGGTACTACGGAACGGTCAAGAAACCTCGATTGCTGCAGAAGAGCTGGTCATGGATGATGTCATGATCCTAAAGCCAGGCGATCGAATTGCGGCTGATGCGAGCATGCTGCCTGGTTCCATGATTGAGGTGGACGAATCCCTTTTAACAGGTGAAGCCGATCCGATCGGAAAGAAAGATGGAGCAGAGATTTTATCCGGCAGCTTCGTTGTTGCAGGCAGCGGCTATGCTATGGTAACCAAAGTAGGCTCTGACACGTATGCTGCGAAGCTTGCTAATGAAGCAAAACGATTTAAGCGCATCAATTCTGAGCTGCAGGCTGCCGTCAATAAGCTGTTCAAAGTCATCATGTGGATGATCCTGCCGATTGGTTCCATGCTTATCTTTACACAGCTGATGTTTGTAGGTGGGACCTGGCAGGACGCCGTTATTGCAGCTGTATCCGGTATTGTTAGCATGGTACCTGAAGGGCTCGTCTTATTAACTAGCGCTACCTTTGTTATTGCCATCGTCAAGCTGGCGAAGCATCAAACGCTCGTTCAAGAGCTTCCTGCGACGGAAGTACTGGCTCGTGTTGACGTATTATGTCTCGATAAGACCGGAACAATCACCGAAGGCGATCTGGAGCTTGTAAGTGTGAAGATGATTGCCGAAGACTCCAAGGAGCGGATTGATGCCGTGCTCTCAGGTGTGGTCCATGCGCTGCCGAGTATGAATCCAACGCAGCAAGCCATTCGAGATCAGTATGAGCATGCGCCGGACCTTGGAGTCACACACACCATTCCCTTTTCATCAGATAAAAAATGGAGCGGAGCAGCCTTTGAATCAGAAGGTGCATGGGTGATCGGGGCTCCAGAAATGATCCTTCAAGATCACTATGATCTTGTGAGGGAAGAGGTTGAACAAGAGGCTTATCAAGGCAGACGCGTCCTTCTGCTTGCTCAGGTAAGTGAAGCTGATTTCTATGAAGATCGGATTCAACACCCCAGAATGGTAGCGATGCTGATCATCGCAGACCGCATAAGAGAAGAAGCACCGGAAGCCCTGCGTTATTTCGCTCAGGAAGGCGTCACGATCAAGATTATTTCAGGCGACAATCCGATCACCGTATCTGCTGTTGCTGCACGTGCAGGGGTTCAAGATGCGGAGCATTATATAGATGCACGCTCGTTGTCCGATGATCCACAAGTACTGGCAGATGCTGCGGAGCAATACACAGTATTCGGCCGTGTATCCCCTCATCAGAAGAAATTACTCGTACAAGCCTTGCAGGTAAAAGGACATACCGTTGCGATGACTGGTGATGGTGTTAACGATGTGCTCGCCCTGAAGGAAGCCGATTGCGGCATCGCGATGGCAAATGGCTCTGACGCAGCTAAAGCGGTATCGCAGCTCGTGCTCCTCACCTCCGACTTTAGCGTACTGCCTAGAGTAGTCATGGAAGGCCGTAAGATCATTAACAACTTGGAGAAAGTGTCGGTGCTGTTCCTATCGAAGACGGTATACTCCGTCCTCCTGTCGATTATCTTCTCCTGTATCTTAATGCCATATCCGATCATGCCGATTCATGTCACGCTAATTGGAACCTTGATGATTGGGATTCCCGCCTTCTTCCTGTCGATGAGTCCGAATCGGGAGCGCGTAAGCCATGGTTTCTTAAAAAGGGTGCTGAAATCCGCCATCCCGAATGCCGTTATATTAGCAGGGGTAACCTTAACCATGTTTCTATATGCCTACTTTAGCGGCCTTCAAACGTCGGAGGCAAGAACGCTAGCTGTACTTGTGTTAGGCGGATCAAGTCTAGTTGTGCTCACAAAAATTGCAAGACCTTTAAATGGGCTCAAGATTCAATTGGTGATCGTCATGCTGACACTCTTCGCAGCTGCTTTCCTGACTCCACTTGGCAACGATATCTTCATGTTAACGGTACCAGAACTGGCTCATATCTTATCTGCTTTCGTGCTTGTCATGGTGACCCGGCCGCTGCTATCGAGCAGCAAGCGATTGGTGAACAGGTTCGTGTAG
- a CDS encoding dihydrolipoamide acetyltransferase family protein — MSEVKGTITEVTVPHLAETLVSATVGKWLKQPGDQVEQYDVLCELFTDKVNIEMPCPIEGKLLKILIGEGEEAAVGQAICLVEVPVSAEEAAQIPAPSDGQPTATEGVPADGSMRNRYSPAVQRLAAEHGIDLNRVPGTGLGGRITRKDVETYIQNGHAASAKVAGQTVPGSQVNLEQKVSSNTGWAINEPLKQKETPVRTSGIHLSETPPLPHIEIEEANRGETLIDVTPMRNTIATRMRQSVSEIPHAWTMIEVDVTNLVQLRNKVKDEFKRREGINLTYLAFLLKAVVGAIKDYPIMNSVWAVDKIIVKRDINLSLAVGTEDSVMTPVIQKADQKNIAGLAQEIDDLTKRARAGKLSLNDMQGGTFTINNTGSFGSILSYPIINYPQAAILTFESIVKKPVVIQDMIAVRSMVNLCLSLDHRILDGVICGRFLQRVKENLESYNLETSLY; from the coding sequence ATGAGTGAAGTTAAAGGAACCATCACGGAAGTTACCGTTCCTCATCTGGCTGAAACGCTTGTTTCAGCAACAGTAGGAAAGTGGCTGAAACAGCCCGGGGATCAAGTGGAGCAGTACGATGTACTATGCGAATTGTTTACGGATAAGGTAAACATTGAAATGCCTTGCCCCATTGAAGGAAAGCTGCTCAAAATTCTGATCGGAGAGGGGGAAGAGGCAGCGGTAGGGCAAGCAATTTGCCTTGTCGAAGTACCGGTCTCTGCCGAAGAGGCAGCCCAGATACCCGCACCTTCAGATGGCCAGCCGACTGCGACAGAAGGGGTTCCTGCTGATGGCAGTATGAGAAATCGCTATTCACCAGCTGTGCAGCGGTTAGCTGCGGAACATGGGATTGATTTAAACCGGGTTCCGGGGACAGGACTCGGGGGAAGAATTACCCGCAAAGATGTGGAAACCTATATTCAGAACGGACATGCAGCATCCGCGAAGGTTGCCGGTCAGACCGTTCCGGGTTCACAGGTAAATCTTGAACAGAAGGTTTCTTCGAACACCGGATGGGCGATCAATGAGCCGCTTAAGCAGAAGGAAACCCCAGTGAGAACTTCAGGTATCCATTTGTCCGAGACTCCTCCTCTCCCTCATATTGAAATAGAGGAGGCAAATCGGGGTGAAACATTGATCGATGTGACGCCTATGCGTAATACCATTGCTACCCGCATGAGACAAAGTGTCTCCGAAATTCCTCATGCGTGGACAATGATCGAAGTAGATGTCACAAATCTGGTTCAGCTCCGCAATAAAGTGAAGGACGAATTCAAGCGCAGGGAAGGCATTAATTTGACTTATTTGGCGTTTCTGCTCAAAGCGGTGGTTGGAGCTATTAAGGATTACCCGATTATGAACTCGGTATGGGCTGTTGATAAGATTATCGTGAAGAGAGACATTAATCTTTCCTTGGCCGTAGGTACGGAGGATTCTGTTATGACCCCGGTTATTCAGAAAGCGGATCAGAAAAACATTGCAGGACTTGCTCAAGAAATTGATGATTTGACTAAGAGGGCGAGAGCAGGAAAACTTTCCTTAAATGATATGCAGGGGGGAACGTTTACGATTAATAATACCGGCTCCTTCGGATCGATTTTATCATACCCGATTATCAACTACCCTCAGGCAGCGATTCTCACGTTTGAATCCATCGTGAAGAAGCCGGTTGTCATACAAGATATGATTGCGGTGCGCTCCATGGTTAATTTATGCTTATCCTTGGATCACCGGATACTGGATGGTGTCATTTGCGGAAGATTCCTCCAGCGGGTCAAAGAAAATCTCGAGTCCTATAATCTGGAGACGTCTTTATACTAA
- a CDS encoding alpha-ketoacid dehydrogenase subunit beta gives MAVITYLEAIRSAMEEEMKRDNQVFVLGEDVGKGGVNNATKNLRDLYGEERVLDTPLAESAIVGVAIGAAMYGMKPIAEIQFADFIFPATNQIISEAARIRYRSNNDWNCPVVIRAPYGATGGGALYHSQCPESVFFGTPGLKMVAPSNPYDAKGLMKAAIRDADPVLFFEHKKCYLMLSADVPEQDFEVPIGVADVKREGMDLTVITYGIAVHYALQAAEELAGEGISAHVLDLRTIQPLDKEAILEAASKTGKVLIAHEDNKTGGIGAEVSAIIAEELLYDLDAPVMRLCGPDVPAVGMNPPMEKFFLLSTEKLKDAMRKLAQF, from the coding sequence GTGGCGGTTATAACCTATTTAGAAGCAATACGCTCCGCAATGGAAGAAGAAATGAAGCGAGATAATCAAGTATTTGTACTGGGTGAAGATGTAGGTAAAGGTGGCGTTAATAACGCAACCAAAAATTTGCGTGATCTGTATGGGGAAGAAAGAGTACTGGATACTCCCCTGGCAGAATCCGCTATTGTCGGAGTGGCCATAGGAGCGGCCATGTATGGCATGAAGCCTATTGCGGAAATCCAGTTTGCCGATTTTATTTTTCCGGCTACAAATCAAATTATAAGTGAGGCAGCCAGAATCCGATACAGGTCCAACAATGATTGGAATTGTCCTGTCGTTATCCGGGCCCCTTATGGAGCAACAGGCGGGGGAGCTTTGTACCATTCCCAATGTCCGGAATCAGTCTTTTTTGGAACGCCGGGCTTGAAAATGGTAGCACCATCGAATCCTTACGATGCAAAAGGGTTAATGAAAGCCGCAATCCGGGATGCCGATCCTGTTCTCTTCTTTGAACATAAAAAATGTTATTTGATGCTTTCAGCGGACGTGCCGGAACAAGATTTTGAAGTACCGATCGGGGTTGCTGACGTCAAAAGGGAAGGGATGGATTTAACCGTTATCACATATGGCATTGCTGTCCATTATGCACTTCAGGCTGCGGAAGAGCTTGCCGGAGAGGGAATCAGTGCACATGTACTGGATTTGCGTACTATTCAGCCACTGGATAAGGAGGCTATCCTGGAAGCAGCCTCTAAAACAGGAAAAGTTCTGATTGCACATGAAGACAATAAAACCGGAGGAATTGGAGCCGAAGTATCCGCTATCATTGCCGAGGAGCTGTTATATGATTTGGATGCTCCTGTGATGCGTCTATGCGGTCCGGATGTGCCTGCGGTCGGGATGAATCCTCCTATGGAAAAATTTTTCTTGCTGAGTACTGAAAAACTCAAAGATGCCATGCGTAAGCTCGCGCAGTTTTAA
- a CDS encoding M20/M25/M40 family metallo-hydrolase, translating into MINQERLVKEFIELVQVDSVTKDERNICDVLKKKFGDLGLTAAEDNTAAKTGHGAGNLICTFPANGADKALPIFFTSHMDTVAPGKGIKPQIGEDGVIRSDGTTILGSDDKAGLAAMFESIRVLKEQKIPHGQIQFVITVGEESGLIGARAMQAGSIDAVFGFALDSNGEIGEIVTAAPSRAEIRMIMNGKTAHAGVNPEDGISAIQVASKAVSRMKLGRIDSETTANIGSFSGVGPLNVVCDRVEIVAEARSIVQDKLTKQVESMKEAWESAAADFHTTCEFNVDIAYPAFMHEDSSEVVELAKRALEAIGCKTSTVHSGGGSDANIFNGMGIPTVNLAVGYENIHTTKESISISNLVKTAKAVVSIVKEAAK; encoded by the coding sequence ATGATTAATCAGGAACGATTGGTAAAAGAATTCATCGAACTCGTGCAGGTGGATAGTGTAACTAAAGATGAACGGAATATTTGTGATGTATTGAAGAAGAAGTTTGGCGATCTGGGACTTACCGCAGCAGAGGATAACACTGCCGCCAAAACCGGGCATGGGGCAGGAAATCTAATTTGTACGTTTCCGGCTAACGGAGCGGATAAGGCACTGCCCATTTTCTTTACTTCCCACATGGATACGGTGGCACCCGGTAAAGGGATTAAGCCGCAAATCGGGGAGGACGGCGTTATTCGTAGTGACGGTACGACCATTTTGGGCAGCGATGACAAAGCCGGGCTTGCGGCCATGTTCGAGAGTATCCGGGTACTGAAAGAACAAAAAATCCCTCACGGTCAAATTCAATTTGTGATTACAGTAGGTGAGGAATCCGGTTTAATCGGTGCCCGTGCCATGCAGGCAGGATCTATTGATGCGGTGTTTGGTTTTGCCCTTGATTCCAACGGCGAGATCGGAGAAATTGTTACCGCGGCCCCCTCCCGAGCAGAAATCAGGATGATCATGAATGGAAAAACCGCTCATGCCGGCGTGAATCCTGAAGACGGCATCAGTGCCATTCAGGTAGCAAGTAAGGCCGTTTCCCGAATGAAGCTGGGGCGGATTGATTCGGAAACGACAGCAAACATTGGAAGCTTTTCCGGTGTAGGCCCCCTCAATGTTGTGTGTGACCGGGTAGAGATCGTGGCCGAAGCCAGAAGTATCGTACAAGATAAATTAACTAAGCAAGTAGAAAGTATGAAGGAAGCCTGGGAATCGGCAGCGGCAGATTTCCATACAACCTGTGAGTTCAACGTTGACATTGCTTATCCTGCCTTTATGCATGAGGATTCCTCTGAAGTAGTTGAACTGGCCAAACGTGCTTTGGAGGCTATCGGCTGTAAGACAAGTACAGTTCATTCCGGTGGCGGAAGTGACGCTAATATCTTTAATGGGATGGGAATTCCGACTGTTAATCTGGCTGTTGGTTATGAGAACATACATACAACAAAAGAGAGTATTTCCATCAGCAACCTTGTAAAAACGGCTAAGGCAGTTGTGTCCATAGTTAAAGAGGCAGCTAAATAA
- a CDS encoding GntR family transcriptional regulator: protein MSREINNLQEKAYQEIRKKIILGEFRPGVKISEKELEVKLNIGRTPIREALIRLRREGLLYAKAQSGTYISKINLASADHARFVREHLEKLIMLECCSKLTQEDQHHLEAILLSQEKAALQQDNNRFLETDDEFHRYFYKLVGKDEIWNWMQTHNTHLNRFRWLRLEVVDLKWELILEQHRNMFLSVLNRNPEEAEFLTSQHLHMMIDEKQTLIETYPDYFQ, encoded by the coding sequence ATGAGTAGAGAAATTAATAATTTACAAGAAAAAGCTTACCAAGAAATCCGGAAAAAAATAATTTTAGGAGAATTTAGACCAGGGGTAAAAATTTCAGAAAAAGAACTAGAAGTAAAATTAAATATTGGCAGAACCCCCATTAGAGAAGCTTTGATCAGGCTTCGAAGAGAAGGATTATTATATGCTAAAGCACAAAGTGGAACCTATATTTCAAAAATAAATCTAGCGTCCGCCGATCATGCTAGATTTGTTAGAGAACATTTAGAAAAACTTATTATGTTGGAATGTTGTTCCAAATTGACTCAAGAAGATCAACATCATTTAGAGGCAATATTATTATCGCAAGAGAAAGCAGCTCTACAACAGGATAACAATCGATTCTTAGAAACAGATGATGAGTTTCACAGATATTTCTATAAACTAGTTGGTAAGGACGAGATTTGGAATTGGATGCAAACTCATAATACACACTTAAACCGATTCCGTTGGCTACGTCTAGAAGTTGTTGATTTAAAATGGGAACTTATATTAGAACAGCACCGAAATATGTTCCTGTCGGTTCTAAATCGTAATCCCGAAGAAGCAGAGTTTCTTACATCTCAACATCTTCATATGATGATCGACGAAAAACAAACACTCATCGAAACATATCCAGATTATTTTCAGTAA
- the prli42 gene encoding stressosome-associated protein Prli42, protein MSITLKRNNFWFKFVLYLILITFILSTLLLSVGSLM, encoded by the coding sequence GTGAGCATTACTTTGAAACGTAACAATTTTTGGTTCAAGTTCGTTCTCTATCTTATTTTAATCACTTTTATATTGTCTACGCTACTATTATCTGTAGGCTCCCTTATGTAG